One Microplitis mediator isolate UGA2020A chromosome 3, iyMicMedi2.1, whole genome shotgun sequence DNA segment encodes these proteins:
- the LOC130665730 gene encoding uncharacterized protein LOC130665730 — MNINKLYKCHNKCDVDNNNHNIDKEKLKVKKPIDEPCGFFNGDNLIIKMKANHQQLEIIGDGCQLTIINNHGKIKVIGDGGVIKILGDNFGDLVYYGDGGKILLGLSNNFEKVKYVGDGGEVNNKKLIRGLQAKSSSATGYQKISGTGIRTTRALTSQKKITTPD; from the coding sequence atgaatatcaataaattatataaatgtcACAATAAATGTGacgttgataataataatcataatattgATAAAGAGAAACTCAAGGTCAAGAAACCGATAGACGAACCATGTGGTTTTTTTAATGGAGATaatctaataattaaaatgaaggCCAATCATCAGCAATTGGAAATAATTGGCGACGGCTGTCAACTAacgattataaataatcatggaaaaataaaagtaattggtGACGGCGGTGTGATAAAAATACTGGGCGATAATTTTGGTGATCTTGTGTACTATGGAGACGGtggtaaaattttacttggactgagcaataattttgaaaaagttaagtACGTTGGTGATGGTGGTGAggtgaacaataaaaaattaatcagaggCCTGCAAGCCAAGTCATCATCAGCAACTGGGTATCAGAAAATATCCGGCACTGGTATCAGAACAACGAGAGCACTGACTtcgcagaaaaaaattacgacaCCTGACTAA
- the LOC130665725 gene encoding ribonuclease H1 isoform X2, with protein sequence MKESLCLLRFLYVSLSKNMNFYAVAKGRSPGIYQTWDDCKNQVNKFPGAVYKKFSSQAEAQSFIEERSGPASKSLKRSYSSSSGYSSSSSSGSVSKYFKKDSSTDQNSTGTSTRINFKKSTSGSSSSSSSLTSFFKNSGNSSVIPSRQYSSAEKNFSFNTDTEGRVDIFTDGACSSNGSKNAKAGIGVYFGDHHPANVSKPVEGRITNNSAEIEAVIEAAKVAKENGINKIRINTDSAFLINCQTKWIKKWKARGWTTSSNKPVLNKVELQKMDKVLSELDVEFNHVRGHKGIYGNEMADKLARAGAEQSQ encoded by the exons ATGAAAGAAAGTCTTTGTTTGTTACGATTTTTGTACGTCagtttatcgaaaaatatgaaCTTCTACGCAGTTGCTAAAGGACGTAGTCCTGGAATTTATCAAAcatg ggATGATTGTAAGAATCAAGTAAACAAATTTCCTGGTGCGgtgtacaaaaaattttcatctcaAGCAGAAGCGCAATCATTTATTGAAGAGCGCAGTGGTCCTGCAagcaaaagtttaaaaa gATCTTATAGTTCTTCTTCCGGGTACTCGTCAAGTTCCAGCAGTGGCTCTGTTTCAAAGTATTTCAAAAAAGATTCAAGTACCGATCAAAATTCTACTGGAACCTCaactagaataaatttcaaaaaatcaacttCTGGGTCATCGAGTTCCAGTAGTTCACTgacgtcattttttaaaaa CTCTGGTAATTCTTCTGTAATACCATCAAGACAATACTCATCtgcagagaaaaatttttccttcaaTACAGACACAGAAGGTCGAGTTGATATTTTTACTGACGGCGCTTGCAGTTCCAATGGTTCCAAGAATGCAAAAGCTGGTATCGGTGTTTATTTCGGAGACCATCACCCAGC GAACGTTTCAAAGCCAGTGGAAGGCCGCATAACAAATAACTCCGCAGAAATAGAAGCTGTTATCGAAGCAGCAAAAGTTGCTAAAGAAAAtggtatcaataaaataagaataaacaCAGACTctgcatttttaataaactgtcAAACGAAATGGATCAAAAAATGGAAAGCAAGAGGATGGACGACTTCTAGTAATAAACCAGTTCTCAATAAAGTTGAACTACAAAAAATGGATAAAGTTCTTTCTGAACTTGATGTTGAATTT AATCACGTTCGAGGACACAAAGGTATTTATGGAAATGAAATGGCTGATAAATTGGCCCGAGCTGGTGCTGAACAATCGCAGTGA
- the LOC130665724 gene encoding uncharacterized protein LOC130665724 codes for MKNSKTATSTTPTSNGKCMIDKIGDSGGLFDLVVRPMFQQGHEGELCSWLKEFSLIRTTSGCQQPECEGKTLTWNTARVIDRYTWVCPTCNKKQSIREGSFFMGVKGDFRTCLQLILAWCQDIPSDIAANNFEIKEHVIKKVYERCSKVAEFYVKSHPEDFKLGGPGHVVLVDEFPGGYMTDTTPDVTTTRKRNNNSQTILCIAEASHLPPRIWLHIIKSLPESAKMKNINNNTNTNNNNISINNNNNNNNNNNNNNNNEPGQQKCGMIEEAIKQIVNQVLPGSYVVANSRARCCNYESLVDLKQYGVFSIEYLKKFDAPDTNKLINNLATIWQTGLGVCEEIQESTRAAGQQIITNYLWRQRYGSVSSVAFQNMLNHIVECYRFT; via the exons ATGAAGAATTCCAAAACTGCCACATCAACAACACCAACGAg caaCGGCAAATGTATGATTGACAAAATTGGAGACTCCGGTGGTCTGTTTGACCTCGTGGTTCGTCCGATGTTCCAACAAGGCCACGAGGGTGAACTTTGTAGCTGGTTAAAAGAGTTCAGTCTTATAAGGACGACGTCGGGGTGTCAGCAACCTGAATGTGAAGGAAAGACATTGACTTGGAACACAGCTCGAGTTATTGACAGATACACGTGGGTGTGTCCAACttgcaataaaaaacaatctatCAGAGAAGGCTCTTTTTTTATGGGAGTCAAAGGTGACTTTAGGACATGTCTCCAGCTTATATTGGCTTGGTGTCAAGATATTCCATCAGATATTGCTGCTAATAATTTTg aaataaaagaacacgtaataaaaaaagtatacgaAAGATGTAGCAAAGTCGCtgaattttatgttaaatcaCATCCTGAAGATTTCAAACTCGGTGGTCCAGGTCATGTTGTTTTAGTTGATGAATTTCCTGGTGGCTATATGACAGACACGACTCCTGATGTTACGACCACCAGAAAACGCAATAATAATTCACAAACAATTCTTTGTATCGCCGAAGCAAGTCACTTACCTCCACGTATTTGGTTgcatataataaaatcattacctgag tccgcaaaaatgaaaaatatcaacaataatactaatactaataataataatattagtattaataataataataataataacaacaataataataacaataataataatgaaccTGGACAACAAAAATGTGGAATGATTGAAGAAGCAATAAAACAAATAGTAAATCAAGTCTTACCTGGAAGTTACGTCGTAGCAAATTCACGAGCTCGTTGCTGTAATTATGAATCACTCGTAGATTTAAAGCAATACGGAGTTTTTAGTatcgaatatttaaaaaaatttgatgctcCAGATACtaataaacttataaataatttag cGACAATATGGCAAACTGGACTAGGAGTTTGTGAAGAAATCCAAGAATCAACACGCGCAGCAGGACAGCAAATCATAACAAATTATCTTTGGAGACAAAGGTATGGATCAGTATCATCAGTTGCCTTTCAAAATATGCTCAATCATATTGTCGAGTGTTATCGTTTcacttga
- the LOC130666082 gene encoding uncharacterized protein LOC130666082 — translation MVYLKTALVAAVLAFLIVSSSAEEAEKVKIKVTCALPNVTVKYTPEPNLSGKFYFENSTNPECLKEFSNGTEEVLITDFKTCVTGETKNFSIIIEYVDGSNVTKKARGNGTCQLKRIETLAFHKGLVIKESVTDDNQTVIEEEIEMIPIEVTSESGLQGDLKIIGTEEKEVEEVSMGEKVKLEISISGTPETLAEYKKMIVESCVISSASNDSAKIEINYGCDSTSADIPKWTQENNTFVSEYTAKPFGDDRNITIDCSIKACIDPEDCPDPECPKAETRKRRDVNDDLLIDNYYYLDDSKFEKINVNSLALTISKN, via the exons atggtCTACTTAAAAACTGCATTAGTCGCTGCGGTGTTGGCTTTTTTAATTGTCTCGAGTTCTGCTGAAGAAGCG gaaaaagtaaaaatcaaaGTTACTTGCGCGTTACCGAATGTGACAGTAAAATATACACCGGAACCAAATTTGTctggtaaattttatttcgaaaacAGCACGAATCCGGAATGTCTGAAAGAATTTTCCAATGGAACGGAAGAAGTTTTGATAACCGATTTCAAAACTTGTGTGACAGGTGAAACTAAAAACTTTAGTATTATCATAGAATATGTTGATGGATCCAACGTAACTAAAAAGGCACGTGGGAATGGAACCTGTCAGTTAAAACGAATCGAAACTCTGGCCTTCCATAAAGGCTTGGTAATAAAAGAATCAGTTACTGACGATAACCAGACGGTAATTGAAGAAGAGATCGAAATGATTCCTATTGAAGTGACGAGTGAGTCAGGACTGCAGGGAGATTTGAAAATAATCGGAACTGAAGAGAAAGAAGTCGAAGAAGTTTCCATGGgagaaaaagttaaattagAAATTTCGATATCAGGAACTCCAGAGACATTGGCTGAGTATAAGAAAATGATTGTTGAGTCGTGTGTCATTAGTTCGGCGTCAAATGATTCTGCGAagattgaaattaattatggaTGTGACTCGACTTCTGCTGATATTCCAAAGTGGACTCAGGAAAATAATACATTTGTGTCTGAGTACACAGCGAAGCCGTTTGGTGATGACAGAAATATTACTATCGACTGCTCAATAAAAGCTTGCATTGACCCAGAAGACTGTCCAGAT cctgaATGTCCCAAAGCTGAGACACGAAAACGTCGAGATGTGAATGATGATCTACTTatcgataattattattatctagatgacagtaaatttgaaaaaatcaacgtTAATTCATTAGCTCTTacaatttctaaaaattga
- the LOC130665728 gene encoding uncharacterized protein LOC130665728: MVFIINMRVFKTVFTLLLTITSCVNAGPASFLRLEHRTDDDSASLPDNFTDGSTASPTKDTYDQRQNGTENYRIHVDGFFVVVAPVEAILLAGAVAGSDNDLLSGLAGLGGKPQESKPQDSKPISKPGDDKPGDDKPGDDKPGDDKPVDGKPAEDKPTDEKPAEKTKSEASLKKSVSRPHVKLVSFLTPLLRRIVQH, translated from the exons ATGGTCTTCATCATCAACATGAGAGTCTTCAAAACAGTCTTTACACTTCTACTTACAATAACAAGTTGCGTAAACGCTGGACCAGCCTCATTTTTACGCCTGGAACACAGAACGGACGACGATTCTGCATCACTTCCGGATAATTTTACTGATGGTTCAACAGCTTCACCGACAAAGGACACTTACGATCAGCGACAAAACGGAACGGAGAACTATCGGATTCATGTTGATGGTTTCTTTGTCGTCGTTGCTCCTGTAGAAGCCATTTTACTTGCTGGTGCAGTTGCTGGCAGTGATAATGATTTGTTATCTGGACTTGCTGGACTTGGAGGTAAACCACAAGAATCTAAACCTCAAGATTCGAAACCAATTTCAAAACCTGGAGATGATAAACCTGGAGATGATAAACCTGGTGATGATAAGCCTGGTGATGATAAGCCTGTGGATGGCAAACCTGCAGAAGACAAACCCACGGATGAAAAACCTGCGGAAAAGACAAAATCTGAAGCTTCGctaaaaaaatcagtatcgag acctCACGTCAAACTCGTCAGCTTCCTTACACCGCTCCTGCGAAGAATTGTCCAGCACTGA
- the LOC130665725 gene encoding ribonuclease H1 isoform X1 translates to MKESLCLLRFLYVSLSKNMNFYAVAKGRSPGIYQTWDDCKNQVNKFPGAVYKKFSSQAEAQSFIEERSGPASKSLKRSYSSSSGYSSSSSSGSVSKYFKKDSSTDQNSTGTSTRINFKKSTSGSSSSSSSLTSFFKKTGFVSTTPLTCSSGNSSVIPSRQYSSAEKNFSFNTDTEGRVDIFTDGACSSNGSKNAKAGIGVYFGDHHPANVSKPVEGRITNNSAEIEAVIEAAKVAKENGINKIRINTDSAFLINCQTKWIKKWKARGWTTSSNKPVLNKVELQKMDKVLSELDVEFNHVRGHKGIYGNEMADKLARAGAEQSQ, encoded by the exons ATGAAAGAAAGTCTTTGTTTGTTACGATTTTTGTACGTCagtttatcgaaaaatatgaaCTTCTACGCAGTTGCTAAAGGACGTAGTCCTGGAATTTATCAAAcatg ggATGATTGTAAGAATCAAGTAAACAAATTTCCTGGTGCGgtgtacaaaaaattttcatctcaAGCAGAAGCGCAATCATTTATTGAAGAGCGCAGTGGTCCTGCAagcaaaagtttaaaaa gATCTTATAGTTCTTCTTCCGGGTACTCGTCAAGTTCCAGCAGTGGCTCTGTTTCAAAGTATTTCAAAAAAGATTCAAGTACCGATCAAAATTCTACTGGAACCTCaactagaataaatttcaaaaaatcaacttCTGGGTCATCGAGTTCCAGTAGTTCACTgacgtcattttttaaaaa aactGGTTTTGTCAGCACAACTCCATTAACTTGCAGCTCTGGTAATTCTTCTGTAATACCATCAAGACAATACTCATCtgcagagaaaaatttttccttcaaTACAGACACAGAAGGTCGAGTTGATATTTTTACTGACGGCGCTTGCAGTTCCAATGGTTCCAAGAATGCAAAAGCTGGTATCGGTGTTTATTTCGGAGACCATCACCCAGC GAACGTTTCAAAGCCAGTGGAAGGCCGCATAACAAATAACTCCGCAGAAATAGAAGCTGTTATCGAAGCAGCAAAAGTTGCTAAAGAAAAtggtatcaataaaataagaataaacaCAGACTctgcatttttaataaactgtcAAACGAAATGGATCAAAAAATGGAAAGCAAGAGGATGGACGACTTCTAGTAATAAACCAGTTCTCAATAAAGTTGAACTACAAAAAATGGATAAAGTTCTTTCTGAACTTGATGTTGAATTT AATCACGTTCGAGGACACAAAGGTATTTATGGAAATGAAATGGCTGATAAATTGGCCCGAGCTGGTGCTGAACAATCGCAGTGA
- the LOC130665723 gene encoding FGGY carbohydrate kinase domain-containing protein — translation MDYYVGVDVGTGSARAALFDCDGKLIKLATCPIETFNSIPDFYEQSSEDIWQAVRRVVKTVVHDTPRELIKGIGFDATCSLVLCDENGHPVTASLNGDDNRNVILWLDHRAEAEANFINMMGHEMLKYVGGKISLEMEIPKIMWLKKNLPESWKRAKLLLDLPDFLTWKATGCESRSLCSLVCKWNYNANPKGENGWCEDFFNKLGLSSLKDDNWRRIGSKVQAPGEPVGKGLSSKAATELGLNESTPVGTSIIDAHAGGLGMIGCSASGVSENFTSRLGLICGTSTCHMAVSEKAVFVGGVWGPYYSAMVPSLWLNEGGQSATGKLLDHIIESHAAAAEIRAKIYGKMHVQQYLSDLLKSMAERNNYPDISFLTKDLHVWPDFHGNRSPLADPTLQGMITGLSLSSNEEDLALLYLATMQALTYGTKHILEALTQAGHKIESILICGGLSQNPLFVQTQADVIGLPILIPKERESVLLGAAILGSCAAKAYPSVNKAIRAMAGSASVVKPKVVSYQYHCRKYKVYKKMVDDQREYRKIMHETI, via the exons ATGGATTATTACGTCGGAGTTGATGTTGGAACAGGAAGTGCTAGAGCGGCGTTATTTGATTGCGATGGAAAGCTTATTAAATTAGCAACGTGTCCTATTGAAACGTTCAACAGCATCCCGGATTTTTATGAACAGTCTTCTGAAGATATCTGGCAAGCTGTTAGACGAGTCgttaaa aCTGTTGTACATGACACCCCAAGAGAGCTGATAAAAGGAATAGGATTTGACGCCACATGTTCGCTGGTTCTTTGTGACGAAAATGGGCACCCGGTTACTGCTAGTTTGAATGGTGACGACAATCGAAATGTCATTCTTTGGCTGGACCATCGCGCTGAAGCGGAAGCCAACTTCATAAATATGATGGGCCATGAAATGCTTAAATATGTCGGCGGAAAAATATCTCTAGAAATGGAGATCCCTAAAATCATGTGGCTGAAGAAAAACCTTCCAGAGTCATGGAAAAGAGCTAAATTACTTTTAGATTTGCCGGATTTTCTGACATGGAAAGCGACTGGCTGCGAGAGcag ATCGTTGTGTTCGCTTGTGTGTAAATGGAATTACAACGCGAACCCCAAGGGAGAGAATGGCTGGTgcgaagatttttttaataaacttggaTTGTCTTCTTTGAAAGATGACAACTGGAGGCGGATTGGAAGTAAAGTCCAGGCGCCTGGAGAACCAGTGGGCAAAGGATTATCTTCCAAAGCAGCTACGGAGCTGGGATTAAATGAAAGCACTCCGGTTGGAACTTCAATTATTGACGCGCATGCAGGTGGTCTTGGTATGATCGGTTGCTCAGCTTCGGGAGTGTCTGAAAATTTTACCAGCAGACTCGGTCTCATTTGCGGGACATCGACTTGTCATATGGCAGTCAGTGAAAAAGCTGTTTTTGTTGGAGGTGTTTGGGGTCCTTATTACAGCGCGATGGTGCCCTCGCTGTGGCTGAATGAAGGAGGCCAAAGTGCCACAGGAAAACTACTCGATCATATCATTGAATCTCATGCAGCTGCTGCAGAAATCCGGGCtaaaatttatggaaaaat GCATGTCCAGCAATATCTCTCGGATCTTCTGAAATCGATGGCGGAGCGCAACAACTATCCAGACATTTCCTTCCTCACTAAAGATCTACACGTCTGGCCGGATTTCCATGGGAACCGATCACCGCTCGCTGATCCAACTCTGCAGGGAATGATTACTGGGTTGTCTTTGTCGTCTAATGAAGAAGATCTCGCGCTCCTTTATCTTGCGACCATGCAAGCTTTGACT tacgGGACTAAACATATCCTGGAAGCTCTGACCCAAGCAGGCCACAAAATAGAATCAATTTTAATATGCGGTGGACTCAGCCAGAATCCGTTGTTCGTTCAAACTCAAGCTGACGTTATCGGTCTCCCGATTCTCATCCCAAAGGAACGAGAATCTGTTCTTCTAGGCGCTGCTATTTTAGGATCGTGTGCTGCCAAGGCATATCCGTCTGTCAACAAAGCGATCAGAGCCATGGCAGGATCTGCTAGTGTTGTAAAACCTAAAGTTGTTTCTTATca GTATCACTGTCGAAAGtacaaagtttataaaaaaatggtgGACGATCAACGCGAATACAGAAAAATAATGCACGagacaatataa
- the LOC130665722 gene encoding uncharacterized protein LOC130665722, translating into MSSNNLDTDSSPPIIQDTEEKEARINNELNEKCELKDIDHDVKKLELIPVPPLYVTRQDSGVPEDLASPCAKDSAQNDDNLDDTANSDCNVTVIHVSETLAESKDNKDGSDSGVEGCTTEIVQTNGYSGSCNGLDEVSCDSSLVSCCSVYEDPCGQLPDDLRLTPGAVSSGEASGSSRTIPRGNGEATSEGGSESSSVAGSTSARVVWTTPKRPQANVNVTSCKKKIIKVETSPKSSRGRSTLPEDDSHRTPSTTRSKSRSQTPRATPSKPQTVSRERAKSRDKSAARSNVESKETAKSWTSTASTRTRTRTRPIPDTLTLSGTSALAKEIDKDLAARGVGRGTSLSRCPSTSSRGRSTAGSTPSEEFRRPLTTSKTSKTLTRSVQETKKSNEVKCAESKALDTYGTFPRRNKSRMSIFKPEEVQKIVNRDSSLSRADKGKKRVNSRESALNHKGLPPTSRSKGSDKIIIYHEMSVQTGLTGQDIEGAMAGLPTKNYGPEIPDRVTRECQTEANVVSQEELKSALDEAKRFAAEVAAMKQEKEKLESKLSATERQLAKERADHSFTRQELQSNSRRILAILGTPASEQSEGGDSLLELESHFQESGQVVANQQLEIANLQNLCRMLNQDLEKSLAAQKTLFQHQQEVEAETMELQEFLQLEKTTIAEAMKEVEADLKEKEELLATKSKELESKTDECKHLVRLSEQRRQENLTLELKLNAVERKSRELIVIQGAAVSGAAVALSGLGSRLEGLVEQLVKSYKISEKDLEDVVYHNEAYSRSNSSGESSPVSSKQYSLKDCTPSPKHNSFVSAVIGAIRNAATHPFVSRPSSKKSDAKQQMFKELSMESSADLLDFETEPCLMMESVLEDVSIPDTYSRNMVSSSDSLRRALSVPEPITDDVTSLYKSDECSSLTNLSQAILNRRQAEEQDAEDDDDDCESVSESEATRHTDVTVPTADYCTAVNLVDQVIDVDNLVTKLLKVLRIIQLDNDTCIRELRDMKLELEGRLAVGIKQIDDVKKCNSDESVLQDKDQEMKENIPDNCKSIENGVS; encoded by the exons ATGTCTTCCAATAATCTGGACACGGACTCATCGCCTCCGATTATCCAg GATACAGAGGAGAAAGAAGCCAGAATAAATAATGAACTGAATGAGAAATGCGAATTGAAGGACATTGATCatgatgtcaaaaaattagaactCATACCAGTACCTCCTCTGTACGTCACTCGGCAGGATTCCGGAGTGCCTGAGGATCTTGCGTCACCATGCGCAAAAGATTCAGCGCAAAACGATGATAACTTGGATGACACAGCCAACAGTGACTGCAATGTCACGGTAATTCATGTGTCGGAGACATTAGCCGAGAGTAAAGATAACAAGGATGGCAGTGATAGTGGAGTCGAAGGCTGTACGACTGAAATTGTCCAG ACAAACGGATACTCTGGAAGCTGCAATGGTCTCGATGAGGTCAGCTGCGACTCGAGTCTAGTGAGCTGCTGCTCAGTGTACGAAGATCCTTGCGGACAACTACCAGACGATTTGAGACTGACTCCGGGTGCTGTTAGCAGCGGAGAAGCCAGTGGATCGTCTCGGACAATTCCTCGAGGTAATGGAGAAGCGACTAGCGAAGGTGGCAGTGAAAGCTCCTCTGTCGCCGGTAGCACTAGTGCCCGGGTAGTATGGACGACACCGAAACGACCGCAGGCAAATGTCAACGTGAcgtcttgtaaaaaaaaaataataaaagttgaaACCTCACCTAAGAGTTCACGTGGAAGATCCACTTTGCCTGAAGATGATTCACATCGAACTCCTTCCACTACTAGGAGTAAAAGCCGCTCGCAAACTCCGCGAGCAACGCCTTCCAAGCCGCAGACTGTCTCGCGCGAAAGAGCCAAGTCTCGAGACAAGTCCGCGGCTCGCAGTAATGTCGAGTCTAAGGAAACTGCTAAGTCCTGGACCTCGACTGCAAGCACACGAACGAGAACGAGAACACGTCCGATTCCCGACACATTGACGTTGTCAGGAACTTCTGCGCTGGCTAAGGAAATTGATAAAGATCTTGCTGCGAGGGGAGTTGGTCGCGGTACTAGTTTGTCACGATGTCCTTCAACTTCATCTCGAGGACGGAGTACCGCTGGCTCAACACCTTCGGAGGAGTTCAGAAGACCTCTGACTACTTCGAAAACAAGCAAAACTCTTACGCGATCAGTGCAAGAGACTAAAAAATCAAACGAGGTCAAGTGTGCTGAGAGTAAAGCTCTAGATACTTATGGAACCTTCCCGAGGAGAAATAAATCACGGATGTCAATCTTTAAGCCAGAAGAAGttcaaaaaatagtcaatAGAGATTCGAGTCTTAGTAGAGCcgataaaggaaaaaaaagagTAAATTCACGTGAGTCTGCGTTAAATCACAAGGGCTTACCTCCAACTTCTAGGTCCAAGGGTTCggacaaaattataatttaccacGAAATGAGTGTACAGACGGGTCTGACGGGTCAAGATATTGAGGGAGCTATGGCAGGTCTTCCAACGAAAAACTATGGACCTGAAATTCCTGATCGTGTTACGCGCGAGTGTCAGACTGAAGCCAATGTTGTGTCTCAAGAAGAACTTAAGAGTGCGCTGGACGAAGCAAAACGTTTTGCTGCGGAAGTGGCGGCAATGAAACAAGAGAAGGAAAAATTAGAATCAAAATTATCAGCGACTGAACGTCAATTAGCTAAAGAACGCGCTGACCATTCGTTTACTCGTCAAGAATTGCAAAGCAATTCGCGGAGAATCCTCGCGATTCTCGGAACACCAGCGTCGGAGCAGTCTGAAGGCGGCGACAGTCTTCTGGAACTTGAGTCTCACTTCCAAGAGTCGGGTCAAGTCGTCGCAAATCAGCAACTCGAAATAGCAAATCTTCAAAATCTCTGTCGAATGCTGAATCAAGATCTAGAAAAAAGTTTGGCTGCTCAGAAGACTTTGTTCCAACATCAGCAGGAAGTCGAGGCTGAGACAATGGAGCTGCAGGAATTTTTACAGCTGGAGAAGACAACAATTGCTGAAGCTATGAAAGAAGTCGAAGCGGATTTGAAGGAAAAAGAAGAACTGCTCGCTACTAAAAGCAAAGAATTGGAGTCAAAAACTGATGAATGCAAACATCTTGTTCGTCTAAGTGAGCAAAGACGTCAGGAGAACTTGACACTCGAGCTAAAATTAAATGCCGTCGAGCGCAAAAGCCGTGAATTGATTGTCATTCAGGGCGCTGCTGTTTCAGGAGCTGCTGTTGCTCTTTCTGGACTTGGCTCGCGGTTAGAAGGACTCGTTGAGCAGCTGGTAAAGTCTTACAAGATCTCGGAAAAAGATTTGGAAGACGTCGTCTACCATAACGAGGCTTACAGCAGAAGCAACAGCAGCGGCGAATCAAGTCCTGTTAGTTCAAAGCAGTACAGTTTGAAAGATTGTACCCCCAGTCCTAAGCACAACTCCTTTGTATCAGCAGTAATCGGTGCCATTAGAAACGCCGCGACTCATCCATTTGTCAGCCGACCGAGCAGCAAAAAGTCCGACGCAAAGCAACAGATGTTCAAGGAATTGAGTATGGAATCATCAGCAGATCTTTTAGATTTTGAAACCGAACCGTGTCTTATGATGGAAAGTGTTCTTGAGGATGTCTCAATACCCGACACTTACTCAAGAAATATGGTGTCCAGTAGCGACTCTTTAAGAAGAGCTCTAAGTGTTCCTGAACCCATCACTGACGATGTCACATCACTTTACAAAAGTGATGAGTGCTCTAGTCTCACCAATCTCTCTCAAGCCATTTTGAACCGACGTCAAGCCGAAGAACAGGATGCTGAAGATGACGACGATGACTGTGAGTCTGTAAGCGAATCCGAAGCTACTAGACACACTGACGTTACCGTGCCAACAGCCGATTATTGCACTGCCGTAAATCTTGTCGATCAAGTTATTGATGTTGATAATCTCGTGACTAAGCTACTCAAGGTACTGAGAATAATTCAACTTGATAACGACACATGCATCCGGGAACTTCGTGATATGAAATTAGAATTAGAGGGACGACTTGCCGTAGGCATTAAACAAATCGACGATGTAAAGAAATGTAATTCCGATGAGTCTGTACTCCAGGATAAGGATCaagaaatgaaagaaaatattcCCGATAATTGTAAATCTATTGaa aatggAGTTTCTTAA
- the LOC130665729 gene encoding uncharacterized protein LOC130665729, which translates to MHLKNNGTCSRYSSVSQSSLLNEEVMQLIVYSVFCILAVSGSPASYDQRQDGDLNVHATLKNLYFFILVPNVDPPKPPASSSDDFDSFPSVLEQLLEFKKSKLGNEIKGSDDKNTDMVLLEEDFKLGRDIHDTTEQEDKNKDKEIKNVDSNNDTEQVTDYAESKLLGDGIENCGPGRFRDRFGICQFVSSLKN; encoded by the coding sequence ATGCATCTGAAAAATAACGGGACTTGTTCTCGATATTCCTCAGTATCTCAGTCGTCTTTGCTCAACGAAGAAGTCATGCAGTTGATAGTGTATTCAGTGTTCTGTATTCTTGCAGTGTCAGGATCACCGGCATCTTATGATCAGCGTCAAGACGGCGATCTAAACGTTCACGcaactttaaaaaatctatatttctTCATACTGGTACCAAATGTCGATCCACCAAAACCACCGGCTTCATCTTCCGATGACTTTGACTCGTTTCCCAGTGTCCTGGAACAATTgttggagtttaaaaaaagcaaactgggaaatgaaataaaaggaagtgatgataaaaatacagACATGGTTTTACTTGAAGAAGATTTTAAACTCGGACGTGATATCCATGACACTACTGAGcaagaagataaaaataaagacaaagaaattaaaaacgtTGATTCCAATAATGACACTGAGCAAGTGACTGATTACGCAGAGTCTAAATTACTTGGAGACGGCATAGAAAATTGTGGACCTGGAAGATTTCGCGATCGTTTTGGTATCTGTCAGTTTGTTTcttcactaaaaaattaa